From the genome of Mastomys coucha isolate ucsf_1 unplaced genomic scaffold, UCSF_Mcou_1 pScaffold6, whole genome shotgun sequence, one region includes:
- the Itgb1bp1 gene encoding integrin beta-1-binding protein 1 isoform X1 — MSGAWPSGPGQENWQSWSWITNWSSLRAAAAGPSHTPLGGGDRGTSRGGEYWKQPLFPWGIFSGSSYGERCFAKARRDTAAAVPRAVKSVQRASYLCIYERCYLQMNLIAKKSKRSHWSPEAGVMSVDSSLGGLSRSSTVASLDTDSTKSSGQSNSNLDTCAEFRIKYVGAIEKLAVSEGKSLEGPLDLINYIDVAQQDGKLPFVPMEEEFILGVSKYGIKVSTTDQHGVLHRHALYLIIRMVCYDDGLGAGKSLLALKTTDASNEEYSLWVYQCNSLEQAQAICKVLSTAFDSVLTSDKS, encoded by the exons ATGTCAGGGGCGTGGCCTAGCGGACCAGGGCAGGAAAACTGGCAAAGCTGGAGCTGGATCACGAACTGGAGTAGCCTCCGGGCCGCCGCCGCTGGACCATCCCACACCCCGCTAGGCGGGGGCGACCGCGGGACTAGCCGAGGAGGAGAG TACTGGAAACAACCATTGTTCCCCTGGGGCATCTTCTCTGGATCAAGCTATGGTGAAAGATGTTTCGCAAAGGCAAGAAGagacacagcagcagcagttcCCAGAGCAGTGAAATCAGTACAAAGAGCAAG ttatctgtgtatatatgagaGATGTTATCTGCAGATGAATTTGATTGCCAAAAAGTCTAAAAGAAGCCACTGgagccctgaagctggagttatg tctgtggATTCCAGCCTTGGTGGGCTTTCAAGATCCAGCACTGTTGCCAGCCTTGATACAGACTCCACTAAAAGCTCAG GACAAAGTAACAGCAATTTAGACACATGTGCTGAGTTCCGAATAAAGTATGTTGGTGCCATCGAGAAACTGGCCGTGTCCGAGGGGAAGAGCCTTGAAGGACCACTAGACCTGATAAATTACATAGACGTCGCCCAG CAAGATGGAAAGTTGCCTTTTGTCCCCATGGAAGAGGAGTTTATTCTGGGCGTTTCTAAGTACGGCATAAAAGTCTCGACCACGGATCAGCAT GGTGTTCTCCATAGGCATGCCCTGTACTTAATCATCCGGATGGTGTGTTATGATGATGGCCTGGGAGCTGGGAAGAGCTTGCTGGCGCTCAAGACCACAGATGCAAGCAATGAAGAATACAGCCTGTGGGTTTACCAGTGCAACAGCCTG GAGCAAGCCCAAGCAATCTGCAAGGTCTTATCCACAGCGTTTGACTCCGTGTTGACCTCTGACAAGTCCTGA
- the Itgb1bp1 gene encoding integrin beta-1-binding protein 1 isoform X2: MFRKGKKRHSSSSSQSSEISTKSKSVDSSLGGLSRSSTVASLDTDSTKSSGQSNSNLDTCAEFRIKYVGAIEKLAVSEGKSLEGPLDLINYIDVAQQDGKLPFVPMEEEFILGVSKYGIKVSTTDQHGVLHRHALYLIIRMVCYDDGLGAGKSLLALKTTDASNEEYSLWVYQCNSLEQAQAICKVLSTAFDSVLTSDKS; encoded by the exons ATGTTTCGCAAAGGCAAGAAGagacacagcagcagcagttcCCAGAGCAGTGAAATCAGTACAAAGAGCAAG tctgtggATTCCAGCCTTGGTGGGCTTTCAAGATCCAGCACTGTTGCCAGCCTTGATACAGACTCCACTAAAAGCTCAG GACAAAGTAACAGCAATTTAGACACATGTGCTGAGTTCCGAATAAAGTATGTTGGTGCCATCGAGAAACTGGCCGTGTCCGAGGGGAAGAGCCTTGAAGGACCACTAGACCTGATAAATTACATAGACGTCGCCCAG CAAGATGGAAAGTTGCCTTTTGTCCCCATGGAAGAGGAGTTTATTCTGGGCGTTTCTAAGTACGGCATAAAAGTCTCGACCACGGATCAGCAT GGTGTTCTCCATAGGCATGCCCTGTACTTAATCATCCGGATGGTGTGTTATGATGATGGCCTGGGAGCTGGGAAGAGCTTGCTGGCGCTCAAGACCACAGATGCAAGCAATGAAGAATACAGCCTGTGGGTTTACCAGTGCAACAGCCTG GAGCAAGCCCAAGCAATCTGCAAGGTCTTATCCACAGCGTTTGACTCCGTGTTGACCTCTGACAAGTCCTGA
- the Itgb1bp1 gene encoding integrin beta-1-binding protein 1 isoform X3 — MNLIAKKSKRSHWSPEAGVMSVDSSLGGLSRSSTVASLDTDSTKSSGQSNSNLDTCAEFRIKYVGAIEKLAVSEGKSLEGPLDLINYIDVAQQDGKLPFVPMEEEFILGVSKYGIKVSTTDQHGVLHRHALYLIIRMVCYDDGLGAGKSLLALKTTDASNEEYSLWVYQCNSLEQAQAICKVLSTAFDSVLTSDKS, encoded by the exons ATGAATTTGATTGCCAAAAAGTCTAAAAGAAGCCACTGgagccctgaagctggagttatg tctgtggATTCCAGCCTTGGTGGGCTTTCAAGATCCAGCACTGTTGCCAGCCTTGATACAGACTCCACTAAAAGCTCAG GACAAAGTAACAGCAATTTAGACACATGTGCTGAGTTCCGAATAAAGTATGTTGGTGCCATCGAGAAACTGGCCGTGTCCGAGGGGAAGAGCCTTGAAGGACCACTAGACCTGATAAATTACATAGACGTCGCCCAG CAAGATGGAAAGTTGCCTTTTGTCCCCATGGAAGAGGAGTTTATTCTGGGCGTTTCTAAGTACGGCATAAAAGTCTCGACCACGGATCAGCAT GGTGTTCTCCATAGGCATGCCCTGTACTTAATCATCCGGATGGTGTGTTATGATGATGGCCTGGGAGCTGGGAAGAGCTTGCTGGCGCTCAAGACCACAGATGCAAGCAATGAAGAATACAGCCTGTGGGTTTACCAGTGCAACAGCCTG GAGCAAGCCCAAGCAATCTGCAAGGTCTTATCCACAGCGTTTGACTCCGTGTTGACCTCTGACAAGTCCTGA